The following proteins are co-located in the Cydia fagiglandana chromosome 2, ilCydFagi1.1, whole genome shotgun sequence genome:
- the LOC134679574 gene encoding uncharacterized protein LOC134679574, protein MLSFKVFLLFLIPLTEQSYNRRAPPDTKITKPFTMPDIIDSNLANQLKVPNKEFCQKMALSDADFFMAMPWWYHYCERLREEEESKTKSKARFLKPYVKLLRKVQDYKKTHKIWNEVPSVSRPKRLL, encoded by the exons ATGTTAAGTTTTAAG GTCTTCCTTCTTTTCTTGATACCATTAACTGAACAGTCGTACAACAGGCGTGCTCCACCAGACACGA AAATCACTAAACCCTTCACAATGCCAGACATTATTGATTCAAACTTGGCTAATCAATTGAAAGTCCCAAACAAGGAATTCTGCCAGAAGATGGCCCTAAGCGACGCCGATTTCTTTATGGCGATGCCGTGGTGGTACCACTATTGTGAACGTCTgagagaagaagaagagagcAAAACGAAGAGTAAGGCAAGATTCCTTAAGCCTTACGTGAAACTCTTGCGTAAGGTACAGGATTATAAGAAGACTCATAAAATTTGGAACGAAGTTCCATCTGTTTCACGACCTAAAAGATTATTATAA
- the LOC134679575 gene encoding sporozoite surface protein 2-like — translation MVVMKFLFAIATTLHFTSIASKKLDISSEESIENILFYKDFRPKKQELAPLPPERLVLPAQPKQPECIPRMCCSMSCTNSCGQNEIGPDSLQRSQPTNYMNPGNSNPFRPMNSMNSLNSINPMNPMNPMNSINSMNSMNSMNHFNSIGPRNPMPTMPPMPQQKPIPQFMKQPKKKKQPPVPLHTRRDSGNAREHIKSLISQDEDIKKILKDLVKVTMKKVDLLEMIKARRAVASGNFGLNNGDDDEEEL, via the exons ATGGTGGTCATgaaatttttatttgcg ATTGCCACCACCCTCCATTTCACCTCCATCGCCTCAAAGAAACTCGACATATCTTCAGAAGAAAGTATAGAAAACATCCTCTTCTACAAAGACTTCAGGCCCAAAAAGCAAGAGCTGGCACCATTGCCACCCGAACGGTTAGTGTTGCCAGCACAACCAAAACAGCCAGAGTGCATACCTCGAATGTGCTGTTCCATGTCTTGTACGAACTCCTGCGGACAAAATGAAATAGGCCCTGATAGCCTTCAGCGAAGTCAACCTACGAATTATATGAATCCTGGTAATTCAAATCCTTTTAGGCCTATGAATTCCATGAATTCTCTGAATTCTATAAATCCTATGAATCCCATGAATCCTATGAATTCTATAAATTCTATGAATTCTATGAATTCTATGAATCATTTCAACTCGATTGGCCCAAGGAACCCAATGCCAACTATGCCACCAATGCCACAGCAGAAGCCAATACCACAATTTATGAAGCAGCCGAAGAAAAAGAAGCAACCACCGGTCCCATTACATACAAGAAGGGACAGCGGCAACGCTAGAGAACATATCAAGAGCCTCATATCCCAGGATGAGGATATTAAGAAGATTCTAAAGGATTTGGTGAAGGTAACCATGAAGAAGGTGGACTTGCTGGAGATGATCAAAGCGAGGAGAGCTGTGGCGAGCGGGAATTTTGGTTTGAataatggtgatgatgatgaggaaGAATTGTGA